In a single window of the Cupriavidus sp. P-10 genome:
- a CDS encoding aldo/keto reductase: METIRLGHSDLQVSRICLGTMTFGEQNTEADGHSQLDYAFSRGVNFIDTAEMYPVKPCAETYGQTERIVGTWLKRQPRDHVVLATKVAGPGRMPWIRNGDDLTPAGIRAAVDESLRRLQTDYIDLYQIHWPARNAPIFGQLSFDPQKERECTSIQAQLEVMGELVKAGKIRYVGVSNETPWGVAEFVRLAGQHGLPRIATIQNPYNLVNRSYEQGLDEACFRTGVSLLVYSPLAFGQLTGKYLAGDMARPVFKPEAKGRLSRFSPDWSPRYMRPETMAASARYVELARSAGMTPATLALAWCYSRWFAASTIIGATTLAQLEENLDAWDAQLHEDVIAAIGVIHKEITNPAQ, from the coding sequence ATGGAAACCATCCGACTCGGTCACAGCGACCTGCAGGTATCGCGCATCTGCCTGGGCACCATGACCTTCGGCGAGCAGAACACCGAAGCCGACGGCCACAGCCAGCTCGACTACGCCTTCTCGCGCGGCGTGAACTTTATCGACACGGCCGAGATGTATCCGGTCAAGCCGTGCGCCGAGACCTACGGCCAGACCGAGCGCATCGTCGGCACCTGGCTGAAGCGCCAGCCACGCGACCACGTGGTGCTCGCGACCAAGGTGGCGGGCCCGGGCCGCATGCCCTGGATCCGCAACGGCGACGACCTGACCCCGGCCGGCATCCGCGCCGCGGTGGATGAATCGCTACGCCGGCTGCAGACCGACTACATCGACCTCTACCAGATCCACTGGCCGGCACGGAATGCGCCGATCTTCGGCCAGCTGAGCTTCGACCCGCAGAAAGAGCGCGAATGCACCTCGATCCAGGCGCAGCTCGAAGTGATGGGCGAACTGGTCAAGGCGGGCAAGATCCGCTATGTCGGCGTGTCCAACGAAACGCCGTGGGGCGTGGCCGAGTTCGTGCGCCTGGCCGGGCAGCATGGCCTGCCGCGCATCGCCACCATCCAGAACCCGTACAACCTGGTCAACCGCAGCTATGAGCAGGGGCTGGATGAGGCCTGCTTCCGCACCGGCGTCAGCCTGCTGGTGTACAGCCCGCTGGCGTTCGGGCAACTGACTGGCAAGTACCTGGCAGGCGACATGGCCCGCCCGGTGTTCAAGCCCGAGGCCAAGGGCCGGCTGTCGCGCTTCTCGCCCGACTGGAGCCCGCGCTACATGCGCCCCGAGACCATGGCAGCGTCGGCGCGCTACGTCGAACTGGCCAGAAGTGCCGGGATGACCCCTGCCACGCTGGCCCTGGCCTGGTGCTACTCGCGCTGGTTCGCGGCCAGCACCATCATCGGCGCCACCACCCTGGCCCAGCTCGAGGAAAACCTCGACGCCTGGGATGCGCAATTGCATGAAGATGTGATCGCCGCAATCGGGGTAATCCACAAGGAAATCACGAATCCCGCGCAATAA
- a CDS encoding quinone-dependent dihydroorotate dehydrogenase: MLNALYPLFRPALFSMDAEDAHHFTLNNLLRAHRMGLGGCIGNKIADDPRTVMGVRFPNPVGLAAGLDKDGAYIDGLAALGFGFVEVGTVTPRAQPGNPRPRMFRLPQADALINRMGFNNGGVDAFVANVKASRWKAEGGVLGLNIGKNADTPIERANDDYLYCLERVYPHASYVTVNISSPNTKNLRQLQGASELDSLLSTLKDAQQRLADQHKRYVPLALKIAPDLDADQVGNIGDALVRHKIDGVIATNTTISREAVKGLPHAEEAGGLSGRPVFEASTRVVRALHAVVGDAVPIIGVGGIFSGADARAKIDAGAKLVQVYSGLIYRGPALVRDCAAALRR; encoded by the coding sequence ATGCCGAGGACGCCCACCATTTCACGCTGAACAACCTGCTGCGCGCCCACCGCATGGGCCTGGGCGGCTGTATCGGCAACAAGATCGCCGACGATCCCCGCACCGTGATGGGCGTGCGCTTCCCCAACCCGGTCGGGCTGGCCGCGGGACTGGACAAGGACGGCGCCTATATCGACGGGCTGGCCGCGCTCGGTTTCGGCTTTGTCGAGGTGGGCACGGTCACGCCGCGCGCGCAGCCGGGCAACCCGCGCCCGCGCATGTTCCGCCTGCCGCAGGCGGATGCGCTGATCAACCGCATGGGCTTCAATAACGGCGGCGTCGATGCCTTTGTCGCCAACGTCAAGGCATCGCGCTGGAAGGCCGAGGGTGGCGTGCTGGGGCTGAACATCGGCAAGAATGCCGACACCCCGATCGAGCGCGCCAACGACGACTACCTGTACTGCCTGGAGCGCGTCTACCCGCATGCTAGTTATGTGACGGTCAATATCTCGTCGCCCAACACCAAGAACCTGCGCCAGCTGCAAGGCGCCAGCGAGCTGGACAGCCTGCTGTCGACGCTGAAGGACGCGCAGCAGCGCCTGGCCGACCAGCACAAGCGCTACGTGCCGCTGGCGCTGAAGATCGCGCCGGACCTCGATGCCGACCAGGTCGGCAATATCGGCGACGCGCTGGTGCGCCACAAGATCGACGGCGTGATCGCCACCAACACCACCATCTCGCGCGAGGCGGTCAAGGGCCTGCCGCATGCCGAGGAAGCCGGCGGCCTGTCGGGGCGACCCGTGTTCGAGGCCTCCACGCGCGTGGTGCGCGCGCTGCACGCCGTGGTCGGCGATGCGGTGCCGATCATCGGCGTGGGCGGCATCTTCAGCGGCGCCGATGCGCGCGCCAAGATCGACGCCGGGGCGAAGCTGGTGCAGGTCTACAGCGGCCTGATCTACCGCGGCCCGGCGCTGGTGCGCGACTGCGCCGCGGCGCTGCGTCGCTAA